One Nicotiana tabacum cultivar K326 chromosome 23, ASM71507v2, whole genome shotgun sequence genomic window, TTGTAAAATAGTGAGTGGAATGGCCACTATTAAGTAGAATGGCCACTATTGAGTGGAATAGTCACTACATAAATAttttacatgaatatgtcattaagaATTTGAGAGGGAGATTATGGGAAAGATCATGGGGGAGGTTATGGAGATAATGAAAAAGAGTAGTGATCATTATTCCTTTGGTGGTTATGGATATCCACCATAATTCAAGATTTTATAACACTCCCtattggatgtccatagataatatgcctcgttaaaaccttactaagaaaaaaccctatgggaaagcatcttagtgaaggaaaaagagtacacatatctgtAATACGCTTTatttgctgcctcgttaaaaaccttatcaggaaaacccagtgggagaAAACCTAagctaaaggaaaaagagtacaatgcgtaTCTTACTCCCCCTCATGAAAACATCATTTTATTTTTCGAAGACGGCGTATTCTAATCTTCTGTCTCAACTTCTCAAATGTTAAagttggtaatgccttagtgaacagatcagccaaattttcacatgaatgaatctattgaACATTAATTTCACCATTTTGTTGAAGATTATGCGTGAAAaagaactttggtgaaatgtactTTGTTCTGTCTCTTTTGATGTATCCTCCTTTCAGTTGAGCAATGCAAGCGGAATTGTCTTCATATAGTGTAGCTGTAGCTGGATTATCTTTTTTCATAAGGAAACCACACATTTCCTGAATATGCTGagttattgatctcaaccaaacaCATTCCCGACtagcttcatgaatagctatatTCTCAACATGATTTGAAGATGTGGTAACTATTGTTTGTTTCATTGAACACCATGATATATatgtacctccatatgtaaacaaatAGCCTCTTTGAGATCGAGATTTATGTTGATTAGACAAATAATCTGCATCAGCATAGCCAATCATTTCTGACTTAAATTCATTAGAATAAAACAATCTCACATCTAGAGTTCCCCGAAGATATCTAAATATATGCTTAACACCATTCCAATATCTTCTTGTTTGGGAGGAGCTGAATCTTGCTAATAAGCTTACTGCAAAAGCAATATTTGGCTGGGTATTGTTGGCAAGATACATcagtgccccaattgcactaagatatggagtttcatcaccaacgagctcttcatcattttcttgagtccgaaatggatctttatttatgtcAAGCAATCTCACAACCATTGGGGTACTCAATGGGTGTGCATTATCCATGTAAAATCGCTTTAAAACCTttttagtgtatgttgattgatggaccaAAATTCTATTTGTTACATGTTCAATTTGTAGgtcaagacaaagttttgtcttaccaagatctttcatttcaaattctttcttcaaatattCGAAGCTCTTTAGAAGTCCCAATGATATTCAAGTCATTAACATACACATTTATGatgacaaattcagatccagCCATCTTAATAAAGACACAAGGGCAAATAGGGTCATTTTTGTACCCTTCCTTTAGCAAATACTCGCTAAGGTGATTGTACCACATCCTCCATGATTGTTTTAATCCATATaaggatttctgaagctttattgaacaagtttcccTTGAACCTTTATGTGTTTCAGGAACTTTAAATCCTTcatggattttcataaaatttcgTTGTGCAATGAGCcatataagtatgatgtgacAACATCCATTAATCGCAtatcaagcttttcatggactgCCAGATTTATTAGATACCTGAAGGTAATTGTATCTACCACatgagaatatgtctccatataatcaatacCACGCCTTTACGAAAACCCTTGTTCCACAAGTCATGCTTTATATCTTACGACTTCATTATTCTCATTTCGATTTTGCACAAAAACCAATTGTACCCCATTGGCTTGACAGCTTCAGGAGTTCGAACTATTGGTCCAAAACCTTCACGTTTTTCTAGTGAAGCCAATTCCGCTTGAATTGCATTTTTCCAGTTTGGCCAATTATTTATCTATCCAAATTTCATGACatatttgagctcaagatcctcatcaatattaataatattgagcgctacattatattaacaacatTATCAACAatcattttgtatcggttccATCATCACTAAATAAAGACATAAGTTATCGAGATCTCATTATTTTGAGGTActtgagcctctcccatgaggtcttatgaagtgttatgtcatggtACACTTCTAGAGCACtcgcctccttattatgaccatcttgaacgcttgctcctctccttcttcaaggagttttatctttggaaccgattggtctgttaTGCTTCTTGCGTGCCATAGACTTtgtccctcatggactttattctatttggagtaTTAACgactgaaatatgacatttagctttagGTCAGCAAATGCATCTGACAATAATTTgaaaatgaattatcacttgaatttcaagttcatattttcttgtacgaggatctatatgtattcataataattcatttcatgtATCACTTTCTCGGCTGCCCATTTTatccccctaatgttgggatcaacaacacatttcccaaccttctttgggaacccatctttgtgcattgtggtggcataataaaatcatatagcacatccatatttctagatggaaattatttggttcctgaccctgaaccgattgcaATAGGGAGTATTTATCATAACTTGTTTCCTGATGCGTACAAGTGCCACTGTCTATTAAATAATACACCTCATACCAAATTTCTTTTTGGGAGTTttattctcataaccaatggtttagctataattggaggcatacaatttcttttaaaccaacttggatttagaccagcattatcaagataaattatcataatttatattctggaattgtgctctaataatttgagcaaacaaccttgcaaaaaccaaactgcaagttgGTAACAAACGAACATGTAACCatacaatagatgcatctattaaaatcatatattaGTAAATGATCCACATGGTAGGTAactgggcccatatatatatcaccttttattcgtt contains:
- the LOC142177590 gene encoding secreted RxLR effector protein 161-like, giving the protein MYLANNTQPNIAFAVSLLARFSSSQTRRYWNGVKHIFRYLRGTLDVRLFYSNEFKSEMIGYADADYLSNQHKSRSQRGYLFTYGGTYISWCSMKQTIVTTSSNHVENIAIHEASRECVWLRSITQHIQEMCGFLMKKDNPATATLYEDNSACIAQLKGGYIKRDRTKYISPKFFFTHNLQQNGEINVQ